The proteins below come from a single Parazoarcus communis genomic window:
- a CDS encoding autotransporter assembly complex protein TamA, protein MWGNSARAQDRVSVALEAPETVSVLLRQHVRLLKSAELTVPEVGPDQTALVRRTRREVVDLLSTEGYFNPEVRLDRRSGDKWTLTVEPGVRAAITAVDIGFEGELASASEAEAAALRDSLRENWALSVGKPFRQSEWDSAKQQLLDAVSRRRYAAARTLSTRAEVNEAGTEVALSVVIDSGPTFRLGELAVSGLSRLPADLVTRYSTVEAGDIYDQDALLALQEALQGAPQFASVVVDIERDPALAAAVPVRVQVAEAQSRRLSFGAGVSSNTGYRVEAAYRDVNILSRGWELSSGIRLEQLRQSLFADLFFPPAPDGHRDSIGALIDNSDLEGLKTESQAIGIGRTTIRGDIETQIALRLQHESLHPDGADPSSLTTLTANWTWVQRAVDNVLDPRRGHVLEVQIGGGSSIALAEQDFVRLYGRYQHYFPIGEADMLTLRGELGATLAPSRDGIPQDFLFRAGGSQSVRGYAYQSLGVTEGDATVGGRYLGTLSGEYVHWFRRDWGVAAFVDAGDAADSRSEFRLRTGYGLGARWRSPAGPLAIDLAWGHDDARLRLHFGVAVAF, encoded by the coding sequence TTGTGGGGAAACAGCGCCAGGGCACAGGATCGTGTCAGCGTAGCGCTCGAAGCGCCGGAAACGGTCAGCGTGCTCCTGCGTCAGCACGTGCGCCTGCTTAAGTCGGCCGAGCTGACGGTGCCCGAGGTCGGGCCCGATCAGACCGCGCTGGTGCGACGCACACGGCGGGAAGTTGTCGATCTGCTCTCCACGGAGGGCTATTTCAACCCCGAAGTGAGGCTCGATCGGCGTAGCGGGGACAAATGGACGCTGACCGTGGAGCCTGGCGTACGGGCTGCCATTACTGCCGTCGATATCGGTTTCGAAGGCGAACTGGCGAGTGCGAGCGAAGCCGAGGCGGCAGCCTTGCGCGACAGTCTGCGCGAAAATTGGGCCTTGTCGGTGGGCAAGCCCTTTCGTCAGTCCGAATGGGATAGTGCCAAACAGCAACTGCTCGATGCGGTCAGTCGCCGCCGTTACGCTGCGGCGCGCACACTGAGTACCCGTGCCGAAGTCAATGAGGCCGGCACCGAAGTGGCGCTGTCGGTCGTGATCGACAGCGGCCCGACTTTCAGACTTGGCGAACTCGCAGTCAGTGGTTTGAGCCGACTGCCGGCCGATCTTGTTACGCGCTACAGCACGGTCGAGGCGGGCGATATCTACGATCAGGACGCCTTGCTTGCCTTGCAGGAGGCCTTGCAGGGTGCGCCCCAGTTTGCGTCGGTGGTGGTCGATATCGAGCGTGACCCGGCACTGGCTGCTGCCGTGCCCGTGCGTGTGCAAGTGGCAGAGGCCCAGTCGCGGCGCCTGAGTTTTGGTGCAGGTGTATCGAGCAATACCGGTTATCGGGTCGAGGCTGCGTATCGCGACGTCAATATTCTTTCGCGCGGATGGGAACTGTCATCGGGCATCCGTCTCGAGCAGTTGCGCCAGTCGCTTTTCGCCGATCTGTTCTTTCCGCCGGCGCCGGACGGTCATCGCGACAGCATCGGTGCGCTGATCGACAACAGCGATCTCGAAGGACTGAAGACCGAAAGCCAGGCGATCGGTATCGGTCGGACCACCATCCGCGGTGATATCGAAACCCAGATTGCCCTGCGGTTGCAGCATGAGTCCCTGCATCCCGATGGCGCCGATCCCTCCAGCCTGACAACGCTGACGGCAAACTGGACCTGGGTGCAGCGAGCGGTGGATAACGTGCTCGATCCGCGGCGCGGGCACGTCCTCGAGGTGCAGATTGGCGGCGGCTCGAGTATCGCGCTTGCGGAGCAGGACTTCGTGCGACTCTATGGCCGCTATCAGCACTATTTTCCGATCGGCGAGGCCGACATGCTGACCCTGCGCGGAGAGCTGGGTGCCACGCTCGCGCCTTCCCGCGACGGTATCCCGCAGGATTTCCTGTTCCGCGCCGGCGGCTCGCAATCGGTGCGAGGCTATGCCTATCAGAGCCTCGGCGTAACTGAAGGCGATGCGACCGTGGGTGGCCGTTATCTGGGGACCCTCAGTGGCGAGTACGTGCATTGGTTTCGTCGTGACTGGGGCGTTGCGGCCTTCGTCGATGCCGGCGATGCCGCGGATTCACGCAGTGAGTTCCGACTGCGCACCGGCTACGGTCTGGGCGCGCGCTGGCGCAGCCCGGCAGGGCCTCTTGCAATCGACCTCGCATGGGGCCACGACGACGCCCGGCTGCGTCTGCACTTTGGCGTAGCGGTCGCGTTCTGA
- the groES gene encoding co-chaperone GroES: MKIRPLHDRVIVKRLEAERKTASGIVIPDSAGEKPDQGEVLAVGNGKILDDGNVRPMAVKVGDKVLFGKYAGQSVKVEGDELLVMREEDIMGVVEG, translated from the coding sequence ATGAAGATTCGTCCCCTGCACGATCGCGTGATCGTCAAGCGTCTGGAAGCCGAACGCAAGACCGCCAGCGGTATCGTGATCCCCGATTCCGCCGGTGAAAAGCCCGACCAGGGCGAAGTGCTGGCTGTCGGCAACGGCAAGATCCTGGACGACGGCAACGTGCGTCCGATGGCCGTCAAGGTGGGCGACAAGGTGCTGTTCGGCAAGTACGCCGGCCAGTCCGTGAAGGTCGAAGGCGACGAACTGCTCGTCATGCGCGAAGAAGACATCATGGGCGTGGTTGAAGGCTGA
- the groL gene encoding chaperonin GroEL (60 kDa chaperone family; promotes refolding of misfolded polypeptides especially under stressful conditions; forms two stacked rings of heptamers to form a barrel-shaped 14mer; ends can be capped by GroES; misfolded proteins enter the barrel where they are refolded when GroES binds) has translation MAAKEVKFGDSARERMVAGINTLANAVKVTLGPKGRNVVLERSFGAPTVTKDGVSVAKEIELKDKFENMGAQMVKEVASKTSDIAGDGTTTATVLAQSIVREGMKFVAAGMNPMDLKRGIDKAVIATIDELKKLSKPCSTNKEIAQVGSISANSDADIGEIIARAMDKVGKEGVITVEDGKSLANELDVVEGMQFDRGYLSPYFINNPDKQVAILDNPFVLLFDKKISNIRDLLPVLEQVAKAGRPLLIIAEDVDGEALATLVVNNIRGILKTCAVKAPGFGDRRKAMLEDIAVLTGGQVIAEEVGLTLEKCTLEELGQAKRIEVGKENTIVIDGAGDGERIEARVKQIRVQIEEATSDYDREKLQERVAKLAGGVALIKVGAATEVEMKEKKARVEDALHATRAAVEEGIVPGGGVALLRARANLTGLKGDNHDQDAGIKIVLRAMEQPLREIVSNAGDEPSVVVNRVTEGEGNFGYNAATGEYGDMVEMGVLDPTKVTRTALQNAASVAGLMLTTDCMVAELADDKAGGGMPDMGGMGGMGGMGGMGM, from the coding sequence ATGGCTGCTAAAGAAGTCAAATTCGGTGATTCCGCGCGCGAGCGCATGGTTGCTGGTATCAACACCCTGGCCAACGCGGTCAAGGTCACCCTCGGCCCCAAGGGTCGCAACGTCGTGCTCGAGCGCTCCTTCGGCGCCCCGACCGTGACCAAGGACGGCGTTTCCGTCGCCAAGGAAATCGAACTGAAGGACAAGTTCGAAAACATGGGCGCGCAGATGGTCAAGGAAGTTGCTTCCAAGACCTCCGACATCGCCGGTGACGGCACCACCACGGCAACCGTGCTGGCTCAGTCGATCGTTCGTGAAGGCATGAAGTTCGTTGCTGCCGGCATGAACCCGATGGATCTGAAGCGCGGCATCGACAAGGCTGTCATCGCCACCATCGACGAGCTGAAGAAGCTGTCGAAGCCCTGCTCGACCAACAAGGAAATCGCCCAGGTCGGTTCGATCTCCGCCAACTCCGACGCGGACATCGGTGAGATCATCGCCCGCGCCATGGACAAGGTCGGCAAGGAAGGCGTGATCACCGTTGAAGACGGCAAGAGCCTCGCCAACGAACTCGACGTCGTCGAAGGCATGCAGTTCGACCGCGGCTACCTGTCGCCCTACTTCATCAACAACCCGGACAAGCAGGTTGCCATCCTCGACAACCCGTTCGTCCTGCTGTTCGACAAGAAGATCTCCAACATCCGTGACCTGCTGCCGGTACTGGAGCAAGTTGCCAAGGCCGGCCGTCCGCTGCTGATCATCGCTGAAGATGTCGATGGCGAAGCGCTGGCGACCCTCGTGGTGAACAACATCCGTGGCATCCTCAAGACCTGCGCCGTCAAGGCTCCGGGCTTCGGTGACCGCCGCAAGGCCATGCTGGAGGACATCGCTGTCCTGACCGGCGGCCAGGTGATCGCAGAAGAAGTGGGTCTGACCCTCGAGAAGTGCACGCTGGAAGAGCTGGGCCAGGCCAAGCGTATCGAAGTCGGCAAGGAAAACACCATCGTTATCGACGGTGCCGGCGACGGTGAGCGCATCGAAGCACGCGTCAAGCAGATCCGTGTTCAGATCGAAGAAGCGACCTCCGACTACGATCGCGAGAAGCTGCAAGAGCGCGTGGCCAAGCTGGCCGGCGGCGTTGCTCTGATCAAGGTTGGCGCTGCGACCGAAGTCGAAATGAAGGAAAAGAAGGCGCGCGTCGAAGACGCACTGCACGCCACCCGTGCTGCTGTTGAAGAAGGTATCGTTCCCGGCGGCGGCGTTGCCCTGCTGCGTGCTCGTGCCAACCTCACCGGCCTCAAGGGTGACAACCATGACCAGGACGCCGGCATCAAGATCGTGCTGCGCGCCATGGAACAGCCGCTGCGCGAAATCGTTTCCAACGCTGGCGACGAGCCCTCGGTGGTGGTGAACCGCGTAACCGAAGGTGAAGGCAACTTCGGCTACAACGCTGCAACCGGCGAGTACGGCGACATGGTCGAAATGGGCGTGCTGGATCCCACCAAGGTGACCCGCACCGCGCTGCAGAACGCAGCTTCGGTTGCTGGCCTGATGCTCACCACCGACTGCATGGTTGCTGAACTGGCTGACGACAAGGCTGGTGGCGGCATGCCCGACATGGGCGGCATGGGTGGTATGGGCGGTATGGGCGGTATGGGCATGTAA
- a CDS encoding response regulator transcription factor encodes MRILLAEDDPVIADGIGRALKRGGYAIDHVANGADADAALASQPYDLLILDLGLPKLPGIEVLKRLRSRKSAIPVLILTAQDGVEDRVRGLDAGADDYMTKPFALPELEARVRAHTRRGTGQPRCIEVGNLTYDQADHVVKINGQMVELSAREVGLLEVFILRVGRLVSKDQLVDHLCGWGEEVSSNAIEVYVHRLRKKLEDSGVRIVTVRGLGYCLENPDAVPATKA; translated from the coding sequence ATGCGCATTCTTCTCGCGGAAGATGACCCAGTCATCGCCGACGGAATCGGCAGGGCGCTCAAACGTGGCGGGTATGCAATCGACCATGTTGCCAATGGTGCAGACGCGGATGCAGCGCTGGCCTCGCAGCCCTACGATCTGCTGATTCTCGACCTCGGACTCCCGAAGTTGCCAGGTATTGAGGTGCTCAAGCGATTGCGGAGCCGCAAGTCTGCAATACCGGTCCTGATCCTCACCGCGCAGGACGGTGTCGAGGACCGTGTGCGCGGCCTTGATGCGGGCGCGGACGACTACATGACAAAGCCCTTCGCCTTGCCCGAGCTCGAGGCCCGTGTGCGTGCTCATACCCGGCGCGGTACCGGCCAGCCGCGCTGTATCGAGGTGGGCAACCTGACTTACGATCAGGCCGATCATGTGGTCAAGATCAATGGTCAGATGGTCGAACTCTCCGCGCGCGAAGTCGGATTGCTGGAGGTCTTCATCCTGCGGGTCGGGCGGCTGGTGAGCAAGGACCAGCTGGTGGACCACTTGTGTGGCTGGGGTGAGGAAGTGTCGAGCAATGCGATCGAGGTCTATGTGCATCGACTGCGGAAGAAGCTCGAGGATAGTGGCGTCCGTATCGTGACCGTTCGCGGTCTGGGCTATTGCCTGGAAAATCCGGATGCTGTCCCGGCTACGAAGGCCTGA
- a CDS encoding sensor histidine kinase: MLSRLRRPDRKPTGQRAPGQPNSLFGEILDWLLAPLLFLWPISIIVTHNVADNIANQPYDRALADSARALARLVKVEDGKVVVHFPAPPRALFRADQDDTVYYQVADQGGETITGDREIPWVAPPASVLGEEVRYRDEVIHGEEVRVAYQFLRAWPEPASPLVLVQVAETRNKRSDLASRVVTGVLLPQFAIIPLAVVLVWVGLTRGIAPLNRLQSLIRRRRPTDLSPIVPASVPEEVRPLIIAFNDMMARLEENLQAQQRFIADAAHQMRTPLTGLRMQTELALLESDPEQLRNSLTQIADSTERAGHLINQLLSLARAEASFEKLYAVEPVDVEAMVREVGQDLFPRALAKGIDLGVESSGQGMLVEGNPVLLREMVKNLMDNAIKYTPRGGSVTARTRHAGAPIFEVEDTGEGIPEADRERVFERFYRVLGSGADGSGLGLPIVREIAELHRATVSLSPNPAGQGTVAQVVFPRSQLQLPPPVHGDYFPLG; the protein is encoded by the coding sequence ATGCTGTCCCGGCTACGAAGGCCTGACCGCAAGCCGACCGGGCAGCGCGCTCCCGGGCAGCCCAACTCGCTGTTCGGCGAAATCCTCGACTGGCTGCTCGCGCCCTTGCTGTTCCTGTGGCCGATTTCGATCATCGTCACCCACAACGTTGCCGACAACATCGCCAACCAGCCCTACGACCGGGCGCTGGCCGACAGTGCGCGCGCACTCGCGCGACTGGTCAAGGTGGAGGATGGCAAGGTGGTGGTGCATTTTCCGGCACCGCCGCGTGCGCTGTTCAGGGCCGATCAGGACGACACCGTCTACTATCAGGTCGCAGATCAGGGCGGCGAGACCATCACCGGTGACCGCGAGATCCCCTGGGTGGCGCCGCCCGCGTCGGTGCTGGGTGAGGAGGTGCGTTACCGCGACGAGGTCATCCATGGCGAGGAGGTGAGGGTCGCCTATCAGTTTCTGCGCGCGTGGCCGGAGCCTGCCAGTCCGCTGGTGCTGGTGCAGGTTGCCGAAACCCGCAACAAGCGCTCTGACCTCGCCTCGCGGGTGGTGACCGGGGTGCTGCTGCCGCAGTTCGCAATCATCCCGCTGGCCGTGGTACTGGTGTGGGTGGGGCTGACGCGCGGCATTGCGCCGCTCAACCGCCTGCAAAGCCTGATCCGGCGACGACGCCCGACCGACCTGTCGCCGATCGTGCCGGCCAGCGTTCCGGAGGAGGTGCGGCCGCTGATCATCGCCTTCAACGACATGATGGCCCGCCTTGAAGAGAACCTGCAGGCGCAGCAACGCTTCATTGCCGATGCCGCGCACCAGATGCGCACGCCGCTGACCGGTTTGCGCATGCAGACCGAACTGGCGCTGCTCGAGAGCGACCCCGAGCAACTGCGTAATTCGCTGACGCAGATCGCTGACAGCACCGAACGCGCCGGGCACCTGATCAATCAGTTGCTTTCGCTTGCCCGCGCCGAGGCCAGCTTCGAGAAGCTCTACGCGGTCGAACCGGTCGATGTCGAGGCGATGGTGCGTGAGGTGGGGCAGGATCTGTTCCCGCGTGCGCTTGCCAAGGGCATCGATCTCGGGGTGGAGAGCAGCGGGCAGGGCATGCTGGTCGAGGGCAACCCGGTGCTGTTGCGCGAGATGGTCAAGAACCTGATGGACAACGCCATCAAATACACCCCGCGCGGTGGCAGCGTGACTGCACGCACCCGTCACGCCGGCGCGCCGATTTTCGAAGTCGAGGACACCGGCGAGGGTATCCCCGAGGCGGATCGCGAGCGCGTATTCGAGCGCTTCTATCGGGTGCTGGGCAGCGGCGCGGACGGTTCGGGGCTGGGGTTGCCCATCGTGCGTGAGATTGCCGAGCTGCATCGCGCCACGGTCAGCCTGAGCCCCAATCCGGCGGGGCAGGGGACCGTCGCGCAGGTCGTCTTTCCGCGCAGCCAGCTGCAGCTGCCGCCGCCGGTTCACGGGGACTATTTTCCACTGGGCTGA
- a CDS encoding DUF485 domain-containing protein has protein sequence MENDSVAKIIANPKYQRLVSTRSKFGWLLTAIMMVVYYGYIAIIAFDKEVLAARLGEGVTSVGIPVGFGVIVFTIIITGIYVRRANSEFDKLTEEVVREAGK, from the coding sequence ATGGAAAACGATTCGGTGGCAAAAATCATTGCCAACCCGAAGTATCAGCGCCTGGTAAGCACGCGCTCGAAATTTGGCTGGCTGCTGACGGCGATCATGATGGTCGTCTACTACGGCTATATCGCGATCATCGCCTTCGACAAGGAAGTGCTTGCGGCCCGGCTTGGCGAAGGTGTGACCAGCGTAGGTATCCCCGTCGGTTTTGGTGTGATCGTCTTTACGATCATCATTACCGGCATCTACGTGCGCCGTGCGAACTCCGAGTTCGACAAGCTGACTGAAGAAGTCGTCAGGGAGGCAGGCAAATGA
- a CDS encoding cation acetate symporter: MNARHLNILGGVALALLSAAVLAAGGDLGQAEKQATNWTAISMFGGFVVLTLFITKWAAAKTKSAADFYTAGGGITGFQNGLAIAGDYMSAASFLGISAAVMASGYDGLIYSIGFLVGWPVITFLMAERLRNLGKFTFADVAAYRFKQTPIRAFAASGTLVVVSFYLIAQMVGAGQLIKLLFGLEYWMAVVIVGALMMVYVLFGGMTATTWVQIIKACLLLAGASFMAFMVMAQYGFSPEALFAASVQVKATTAVAAGKTIEEAGILGQAIMGPGSFIKDPISAISFGMALMFGTAGLPHILMRFFTVPDAKEARKSVFWATTWIGYFYVLTFIIGFGAIVLVSTNPGFLDAKGGLIGGNNMAAIHLANAVGGNVFLGFISAVAFATILAVVAGLTLSGASAVSHDLYATVFKKGNADSASELRVSRITTLALGVVAVVLGIAFEKQNIAFMVSLAFAIAASANFPVLFMSVLWKDCTTRGAAIGGFLGLTTAVALTVVSPSVWEATLGNPKGSALFPYTSPALFSMAAGFIGIWLFSVLDNSERAKVDRAGYLAQKVRSETGIGASGASGH, encoded by the coding sequence ATGAACGCCCGCCATCTGAATATTCTGGGCGGCGTTGCGCTTGCCCTTTTGTCCGCAGCCGTGCTGGCGGCCGGTGGCGACCTCGGACAGGCCGAGAAGCAGGCCACCAACTGGACTGCAATCAGCATGTTCGGTGGTTTTGTGGTGCTTACCCTGTTCATCACCAAGTGGGCAGCGGCCAAGACCAAGTCCGCTGCAGACTTCTACACCGCAGGTGGCGGCATCACCGGCTTTCAGAACGGTCTGGCGATTGCCGGTGACTACATGTCGGCCGCGTCCTTCCTCGGTATCTCGGCCGCGGTGATGGCGAGCGGCTACGATGGTCTGATCTACTCGATCGGCTTTCTCGTGGGCTGGCCGGTGATCACCTTCCTGATGGCGGAGCGGCTGCGCAACCTGGGCAAGTTCACCTTCGCCGACGTTGCCGCCTACCGCTTCAAGCAAACCCCGATCCGGGCTTTTGCCGCATCCGGTACGCTGGTGGTGGTGTCCTTCTACCTGATCGCGCAGATGGTCGGCGCGGGCCAGTTGATCAAGCTGCTGTTTGGTCTGGAGTACTGGATGGCGGTGGTCATCGTTGGCGCGCTGATGATGGTCTATGTGTTGTTCGGCGGCATGACGGCGACCACCTGGGTGCAGATCATCAAGGCTTGCCTGCTGCTGGCCGGTGCGTCCTTCATGGCCTTCATGGTGATGGCGCAGTACGGCTTCTCGCCGGAAGCGCTGTTTGCCGCATCGGTACAGGTCAAGGCAACGACTGCCGTGGCTGCAGGCAAGACGATCGAGGAGGCGGGGATTCTCGGGCAGGCGATCATGGGGCCAGGGTCCTTCATCAAGGACCCGATTTCGGCGATCTCCTTCGGCATGGCGCTGATGTTCGGCACCGCTGGCCTGCCGCACATCCTGATGCGCTTCTTCACCGTCCCCGATGCAAAGGAAGCGCGCAAGTCGGTGTTCTGGGCCACCACCTGGATCGGCTATTTCTACGTGCTGACCTTCATCATCGGCTTTGGCGCGATCGTGCTGGTGTCGACCAATCCGGGCTTCCTTGACGCGAAGGGCGGTCTGATCGGCGGCAACAACATGGCGGCCATCCACCTGGCTAACGCGGTGGGCGGCAACGTGTTCCTCGGTTTTATCTCCGCAGTCGCTTTTGCCACGATTCTGGCCGTGGTTGCCGGTCTGACGCTGTCCGGTGCATCGGCTGTCTCGCACGACTTGTACGCCACGGTGTTCAAGAAAGGCAATGCCGACTCTGCTTCCGAGCTGCGTGTGTCGCGCATTACCACGCTTGCGCTTGGTGTGGTCGCGGTGGTGCTGGGGATTGCCTTCGAGAAGCAGAACATCGCCTTCATGGTGTCACTGGCCTTCGCGATTGCGGCATCGGCCAACTTCCCGGTGCTGTTCATGTCCGTGTTGTGGAAGGATTGCACGACGCGTGGCGCGGCCATCGGCGGCTTCCTCGGTCTGACCACTGCGGTTGCGCTTACGGTGGTGTCGCCTTCGGTGTGGGAAGCGACGCTGGGCAACCCCAAGGGTTCGGCGCTCTTCCCCTACACCTCGCCGGCCCTGTTTTCGATGGCGGCAGGCTTCATCGGAATCTGGCTGTTCTCGGTGCTGGACAACAGCGAGCGTGCGAAGGTCGACCGTGCGGGCTATCTGGCGCAGAAGGTGCGCTCGGAGACCGGCATCGGCGCGTCGGGGGCTTCTGGTCACTGA
- a CDS encoding sensor histidine kinase, producing the protein MQTSLYRRLLQNFAGPTFLLLITAGGISYGIAKSVIGTAYDQNLINLAHGAANHVLLRDGQITLDLTGGAEQVLRTDTIDDIYFRVRTGNGSILGGDTDLPSLGSERSRNGTGATELQPNVESLPAHHLAAPQFFDSHYRDTPIRAVRLQQTLGHHTIYITVGETLNKRQQALERLLLGFGSAAVMLLAAATLAVRLGIPSSLAPLKRLEDELRGRTGTDLSPLSPESVPLEIREVVRALNALFDRLRAANTGQRQFLQDAAHQLRTPLAGLQMQIELLESHPADDAALARLKRSIQRVTRLANQLLALARAEAGAQLMVNASTVDFAHLIDDMVEEWLEKADARSIDLGIAREPVSIVGDPTLLRELIANLMDNALRYTPDGGEVSLRCAAADGMLELEVSDTGPGIPEDRCEAVFERFYRLPETSLSGSGLGLPIAREIARCHHGSIRISASPRGKGTRVQVRLPLTQ; encoded by the coding sequence ATGCAGACAAGCCTTTATCGGCGCCTGCTGCAGAACTTTGCCGGCCCTACCTTCCTGCTGCTGATTACGGCCGGAGGCATCAGCTACGGTATCGCGAAGAGCGTGATCGGTACCGCATACGACCAGAACCTGATCAACCTCGCACATGGGGCGGCAAACCATGTCCTGCTGCGGGATGGGCAGATCACGCTCGACCTCACGGGCGGCGCCGAGCAGGTCCTGCGGACGGACACCATCGACGACATCTACTTTCGCGTCAGAACCGGAAACGGAAGCATCCTGGGTGGTGATACGGACCTGCCCTCACTCGGCAGTGAGCGCTCACGCAACGGCACGGGTGCCACGGAGCTGCAGCCGAACGTCGAGAGCCTGCCCGCGCACCACCTCGCCGCACCGCAGTTCTTCGACAGCCACTATCGCGACACGCCGATTCGTGCCGTGCGCCTGCAGCAGACCCTCGGTCACCACACCATCTACATTACCGTTGGCGAGACGCTGAACAAGCGCCAGCAGGCACTAGAGCGCCTGCTGCTTGGATTCGGATCGGCTGCGGTCATGCTGCTGGCTGCGGCCACGCTGGCCGTACGCCTGGGCATTCCGTCCAGCCTGGCCCCATTGAAGCGGCTCGAAGATGAACTGCGTGGGCGCACCGGCACCGATCTTTCGCCGCTGTCGCCCGAGAGCGTGCCGCTGGAGATTCGCGAGGTCGTCCGCGCACTCAACGCCCTGTTCGACCGTCTGCGCGCGGCCAATACCGGACAGCGACAGTTTCTGCAGGATGCGGCACATCAACTGCGTACCCCGCTCGCCGGGCTGCAGATGCAGATTGAGCTGCTTGAGTCGCACCCTGCCGACGATGCCGCACTGGCGCGACTGAAGCGCTCCATTCAGCGGGTGACGCGTCTTGCCAACCAGTTGCTCGCGCTGGCGCGCGCGGAGGCCGGTGCGCAACTGATGGTCAATGCATCGACGGTCGATTTCGCTCATCTGATCGACGACATGGTCGAGGAGTGGCTGGAGAAGGCTGATGCGCGCTCGATCGACCTCGGCATCGCGCGCGAACCGGTCTCCATCGTCGGCGACCCTACGCTGCTGCGCGAACTGATCGCCAACCTGATGGACAACGCCTTGCGTTACACACCCGACGGTGGCGAGGTCTCGCTGCGCTGTGCGGCGGCGGACGGGATGCTTGAACTTGAGGTCAGCGACACGGGCCCGGGGATTCCGGAAGACCGGTGCGAAGCCGTCTTCGAGCGCTTCTATCGCCTGCCCGAAACGAGCCTGTCGGGAAGCGGCCTCGGACTGCCTATCGCACGCGAGATTGCGCGCTGTCATCATGGGAGCATCAGGATCTCCGCCTCGCCACGCGGCAAGGGCACGCGGGTGCAAGTGCGCTTGCCGCTGACGCAGTAA
- a CDS encoding response regulator transcription factor has translation MRVLLVEDDPELSDGIASFLRGQGDTVMQESDGMRADQLLQAESIDFALVDVGLPGLGGYELVRRIRSRQQAVPVMLITARDALDDRIYGLDLGADDYLAKPFQLAELTARMRAVLRRGKYATTQSISFGPLTLDLDGRLAALNGEPLNLTAREWTLLEALAAADGRTVPKDHLQADASGNAVEVYISRLRPRLEPAGLLIRTVRGFGYRLELGPGH, from the coding sequence ATGCGCGTACTACTGGTCGAAGACGACCCCGAGCTGTCAGACGGCATCGCAAGTTTTCTGCGCGGCCAGGGCGATACCGTCATGCAGGAGAGCGACGGGATGCGCGCGGATCAGCTGCTGCAGGCGGAATCCATTGATTTCGCGCTGGTCGATGTCGGCCTTCCCGGGCTTGGTGGCTATGAACTGGTGCGACGCATTCGCAGCCGTCAGCAGGCGGTTCCGGTGATGCTGATCACCGCACGCGATGCCCTCGACGACCGCATCTACGGCCTCGACCTTGGCGCCGACGACTATCTGGCCAAGCCATTCCAGCTTGCCGAGCTCACAGCGCGGATGCGGGCGGTACTGCGGCGAGGCAAGTATGCGACAACGCAGTCGATTTCCTTCGGCCCCCTGACGCTCGACCTTGACGGCAGACTGGCTGCGCTGAACGGCGAACCGCTGAACCTCACCGCGCGTGAATGGACGCTGCTCGAAGCCCTTGCGGCAGCCGACGGCCGTACCGTACCCAAAGACCACTTGCAGGCAGACGCCAGCGGCAATGCAGTCGAAGTGTACATCTCGCGCCTGCGCCCCCGCCTCGAGCCTGCGGGCCTGCTGATCCGCACGGTGCGCGGCTTCGGCTACAGGCTGGAACTCGGCCCCGGCCACTAG